The genomic window CGAACGACGCGAGCGTCGGCGCCTGGCGCTCGCTGGTCTCCACCAGCAGGTGTCCCCCGGGCGCCAACCAGCTCGCCGCGTCCCGGATCACCCGCCGCAGCACGTCGAGTCCGTCCGGACCACCGTCGAGCGCGACCCGATGCTCGTGCACACGCGCCTCCGGCGGGAGCAGCCGAATCGCCTCGGTCGGGACGTACGGCGCGTTGGCGAGCAGGACGTCCACCCGGCCGCGCAGCGTCGGCGGGAGCGGCGCGTAGAGGTCGCCCTCGTACACATGCCCGCCGACCGGGAGCACGTTGCGCCGCGCGGACCGGACGGCGGCGGGGTCGATGTCGACCGCGTGCAGCGCGACGCCGTCCAGAGCAGCCGCCAGCGCAACGCCCAGCGCCCCCGAGCCGCAGCACAGGTCGACGATCGTCGCCGCCGACGGAGCCAGCGCCGCGGCCTGCCGAACGAGCAGCTCGGTCCGGCGCCGGGGCACGAACACCCCCGGGTCGACGGTGATCCGGAGCCCACAGAACTCAGCCCAGCCGAGGACGTGTTCGAGGGGCAGACCGGCGATGCGTTGATCGACCATGGCGATCAGCTTGTTGGGCGACGGCGACGCGGCTATGAGCAGCTGGGCTTCGTCCTCCGCGAAGACGCATCCGGCGGCACGCAGACGGCTCACGATGACCGACTCGGAAGGGAACAGCGAGGAAACCGACATGAGAGGGCCTTTCACCTGTTGAAGGGCGCTCCCGCGGTCCCTCCCCTACCGGGAGGAGCCCGGACGGCGGTGAGGAGGGAGCACCCAGCCAAACCAGACGTTGATGGGTCTCACCTCCTCGACTCGTGCACGGATCCGAACGACGCACACAGTACCGGCGAGACGCGGCCCCGGCGAGCGAACTTCGCGCCCCGCCCGGGAGCCTCAGTCGTCCGTGAACGGATGAGTGTGCATCCACCAGATCAACACCGCGCGGGTCGCCGCACGGCGGGAGGCGTACGTCTCGGCCCACGGCAGCGATTCCTCCACCGGGCAGATCCACCATTCGCCGGTACTGAGCACGCCGAGCACGGCGACCGGTACCTCCTCCCGCAGCAGCAGCCACCGGGTTCGAGGCAGCGGACGGAGCTGCCAGGGCGACGGTGGATCCTCCTCGGCGGGGTCGGGCTGACCGGTGCGAGACCGCGCGGGCCGCCCGGGCCGCACGGGTGGCGCAGGCGGCGCGGGTGGCGCAGGCGGCGCAGGCGGCGTGGG from Cryptosporangium aurantiacum includes these protein-coding regions:
- a CDS encoding putative protein N(5)-glutamine methyltransferase, which encodes MSVSSLFPSESVIVSRLRAAGCVFAEDEAQLLIAASPSPNKLIAMVDQRIAGLPLEHVLGWAEFCGLRITVDPGVFVPRRRTELLVRQAAALAPSAATIVDLCCGSGALGVALAAALDGVALHAVDIDPAAVRSARRNVLPVGGHVYEGDLYAPLPPTLRGRVDVLLANAPYVPTEAIRLLPPEARVHEHRVALDGGPDGLDVLRRVIRDAASWLAPGGHLLVETSERQAPTLASFVTASGLDCRTVSADEAHVLVATAA